AACCTATATATTTACAAGCATATCATGTGATTCTGATTATTAGCCAAGTTTGGAAAATGTAGCTAGAGGCAGAAATTCACAGTGTCCAgtgttttaagtaattttttcatGGTGTCACAGGCTAAAAGAAACACCCCAAAGTTCCATTTATTAAATAGATGGATGCTAATTTAATAGTTGTAGTTGTTAACATGGTCCAACAGATGTCACTGTGTTTCCCTCAAAAAGTTAAACTATCCCACAGAACCACCTAGAAAGTCCCTGAGGCACCCAGGGGCACAGTAGCAGCTTGTAAGCTACAGCCTAAAGGGAATATTTTTCTGGCATagcatctaaataaaatatctgaatgaACCTTCTGTAGGAAGACTGCAACAAAGTAGATGGTATATTCCACAAATCTCATCACTTTTTACATCAGTTGTTGCTGTCTTCATGTGGTTATTATTGCTTATAGAACAGGTGTACCAATTTTTTTTATAGTGAGacagaaagcaaatattttaagctttgtggGGACACTGATAGTGTCTATTGCATATTCtagtctttcttttctcttgcagCCCTTGAACCATGTAAAAACTATCCTTATCTTTCTGAATTTAACCTATAGGCTGTAGTTTGCCAATCATGGTTCTGGTTAAAAGCCTAAAGTACATTAAAATGCAATTCTTCTTCAAGGTGGGAGGTTCTGTGTTTTCATATCTTATCCTTTTTTGCTCCAGGAAAGACTGTAGAAACACACTTTTAAAAGGAATACTAAAAGGGCCTAATTGATTTCAAAGCTATTGTAAACAGGTGTGTTGTGGAATTTTCTTGCTGTATATTCTTAATTTAAGgagaattttcaaataattccAGTTTAATCAAGTATCACTGTTCAATTCCCAAGAAAAAGAAGCTAGTTATTGCACTAAGCCTTTTATCACCTTCTTGCTAATTACTGTAAATGTCTAATGAGATTCTATAATTATAACTAATGAGACAATCCTTAGCTTATACTGGATTCAATAAATACCTTAACAGAATGTGCCATTTGAGATTTCTAGTTATTTCCAAAATTGTGTTGCTGTCTGCAAACTGTACATTGTGCTTAGTCCTTAGGTTTTATTTCCGCTATTAAAAAGAAATCCAGTACTCAAGATATAAAGGAGATAAATATTACTGGCAATAATGACCTTGAGAAAGCCAGGAAATTttttagggaaattcaaatctgtatttttaaaattacattttttaataagtaCACCATATAGATTCATTTAAATTACAGTCTCCTGTGACTTCCACCAAAAAATTTTGTTCATAGAAGCTTTCCCAGGACTTTGAGTTTAGTACTCCTCTTTGTTGTCACGAGCATTCTGAAATTACTACTGGTcacatttcttaaatttattcatgAGACAATTTAGTTCGTTCTTTTTCTCCCAAAAAGACTCCAATATTCCACAAGAGCAAAGACAGTGTCTATTTTGCAATCTATTCTATCCTCAAGTACACAGTATAGTGCCTACTGTctagttcaataaatatttccaaatttatgGATCAAGGACACAATTACATTCAGTCAGAACTGTCCAATGGAAAATCATTACGCATTCAATGACTAGTAGACAAGTTATCAGTAGTTCCAGCACCACCGCTAATTTTTCTTGGGTCATTAGAAACATCCATGTTATATTCCAGAGTGCATTCCTCAACGCAAAACGGGATTTTTACCTGTCTCTAACCCACAGGGATACAGCCAAGAACTACGCAGGAGGGAATGCTTATTTGCTTTAGAAAAGGAAAGTGCGCCAGGCAGACCAGGTCGCGGAGGGCAGCCACTGGGGTACCGCCTCACCGCCCGTTACATAAAGTGCCTGCCGGTCTGGTGTCCTCTGGAATCTCTGACGCTGCGTCACACGGCCGCCGCCCTAGGGTGACACAAGGAGAGAAGGTACAGGGCGGGGCCTGTCTGAAGCTGGCTGGAGGCGACAGCAATGTCTGGGTGAGCGAGGGCTCTGGCTAGCCGAGTCAGGAAGCCCCACCCGACCCTGCGGGCAGCCAGCTACTGGCGGGTTCGAAAAGTGACCCTGTTTCGGCGTTGCTAGGAGACCCGGCTCCCGCGCGCCCCCCAACGGCCAGCGCCTGGGCGTCGCGCGGGAAGGGGGCGGGGCCGCGGCCGGCGCGGGGAGTAGCCGGCAGAGCACCGTTGGGGCGGCCTTTCGCGCGGCGCCCACCGGCGCCTCTGGAAGCGGCCTGTGGTCCCCTGCCACCGTCCAGGCTTTGCTGACACCCTGGGACAGGTGTCAGCGTACTTCCCAAACGGCTGAGACACAGAGTTAGGACGAGGGAAGGACGGTTAGTCAGGTGAGCTGTAGCCGGGTGGCCACGCCCTAGCGGGGGAAGAGCTGGCCCGTTGCCGAGGAGTGAGGTGAAGGGATGCCGCTGCAGGGAGGGAGGGCCTGCCCTTGCGGGAGCCGCAGATCATATCGTTTGTGCCACAGGGGTTGGCGCGACCATAACGAGCACCCTCCGCCAGCCGAGAAAGAGTTAAGGCGCCGGCGGTGACTGCGGGCCCCGGATGTGAGGACCGTGGCGCAACGCCTGTGGGCCGCGCTGCAGGTGCGCCGGGGCGGGCGGAGCCAGAGGGCTGACGGCGACCTGACAGTCTGAGGCACCCCCTCCCCTGCAGGGGCCGCTCGGCTTTCTCCTAGAGCGCCTTGTTTTCTAACTTAGGGTCAACAGGTGGTGCGGGTGGACCAGGAGAGAGCCCTGCTCTGCCTCACGGGGAGCGACGGTTTCCCTAACCAATTAGGGTTCGGGGGCGGGAGTGGCAGGGCTGCCCTGATACGGGTGACCAATGGGATTTGGGATCATGGGTGGGCCGTGAGGAGTGGGCGTGGTCCTTGTCTGAGTCCAAGGTTTCTAGTGCAGCAACTGCTAGAGCTGCGTGGAGATCTAAACTGGACGGACGTGGGGTGCGTTCCCCCCGCATAGAAACGCCTGCCAATGGTTTCTCGTTTGGACCCAGACTCCGATTCCGGAGGTAAGAGGggtttttatttggggggggggggtgagctTGTAACAGTGATCTTGGGTATCCTGTGAATCATGTGGGATTAGATCCCTAAATTACCTTTTATGAGTTTTCTGACACCAAAAAGGGCACTTTTATGGTTACGGCGAGTTAGACTAGATAGTGGTAACTGAGTTGTCTTCCAGAATGAAGTCTAAGATTTGAGgagcacgggggggggggggggagtaaagGAAAGTACATGTTACCACAGAATTAAGTGAAACACAGAATTCCAATCTCAATTATTCCATGATTTGCGTTGGATTGTGAACGTTTCATATCACATCTGATTTGCTTACTAAAACAAGTTTTATTAAGTTCCTCGTGTCGCTTATTTTACCTAAAATAGAGAAAACAcgttttaatgtattatttcacaggaataattttttcatttcctccccaGCAGTCTTGTAGCTGCATCACCAAAGAGATTccaaagcagaaagaagaaaacattacaATTTGGGACACTTATTTGCAACTGGAAATGGGGAATGGACTGTCAGATCAGACTTCTATCCTGTCCAGCCTCCCTTCATTTCAGTCCTTCCACATTGTTATACTGGGTTTGGACTGTGCTGGAAAGACAACTGTTTTATACAGGCTGCAGTTCAATGAATTTGTAAATACTGTACCTACCAAAGGATTTAACACTGAGAAAATTAAGGTAACCTTGGGAAATTCTAAAACAGTCACTTTTCACTTTTGGGATGTAGGTGGTCAGGAGAAATTAAGGCCACTGTGGAAGTCATATACCAGATGCACAGATGGCATTGTGTTTGTTGTGGACTCTGTTGATGTTGAAAGAATGGAAGAAGCCAAAACAGAACTTCATAAAATAACTAGGATATCAGAAAATCAAGGAGTCCCTGTACTTATAGTTGCTAACAAACAAGACCTGAGGAACTCACTGTCTCtcacagaaattgaaaaattGTTAGCAATGGGTGAACTGAGCTCATCAACACCTTGGCATTTGCAGCCTACCTGTGCAATCATAGGAGATGGACTAAAGGAAGGACTTGAGAAACTACACGATAtgataattaaaagaagaaaaatgttgcggcaacagaaaaagaaaagatgaataacaATACCTTTTATATCTGTGTGGAATAGGTTTTCTCTGGTCTGATTTTGACAAATGGAAGAGTGTCTACAGTCTGGTTTGCGTGTCTGCCTTCCTGGATGCTATTAAAGCTTTGTTTTGTTGAACAATCAGATGCCCAATTTATTTGCCTTTTGGAAGATGAGTAAATGCAGTGCTTCTTAAAGTGGTTTCCTCTCCCTACACCATAAATCTATCGGTACTACCATTTTGGGAAGCCAAGCAACGATAGTAAATTGACCAGAAAATAGTTGTGGAAGTTTGACCTGAAGTTAGTAAAATAAAACTCTGAAGAGTGTCTACCTAGTGTTTTGTGCTTATATCTTTTGGGGGGAAGCCTTTGCAAAGAAATTGCATACAAGGCTTTGTATGTTAAGATAAAATGCTAGTGAATGGATACTTAAAGTAgattaatatatacacatatttatgcaGTTATATGATCACACTGGGACAGGGAGGaagtgtttgcttttttaaactttggctaaatgatttttttatgtttctggaATCAAATAATTTAATGCTGTCTCTTAATTCTAGACAATGTTTAAGTTGGTCTGacttcaataaaaaataaggtgTTTGAGGTATACTCAAGTGCATGGATTAGTTTTCTTGATGAAGCATGTTTTGGTGTGTAGTCTTTCTTAGAAATAACTATGCATCTTTCTACACAGgtttaaaacaacttttttggGATTTGGGGCTATTATAGAAGTAGGTTGTTGTCAGAAGCACTTTCACTTAAAGAACCTAGAATAATTTACTTGACTTTAATAGTAAAGTAAATATGGGAATGTGGACTAATCCTAAATGCATATGCTTGGATATATGGATTTATGAAGAAAGCAATTAGTGAATGTAGATAATACATGGTCTCTAAAATACTCTGGTTAAAAGATATTTGTTCTATTAATATTTGCTGGCTGAAAACAGATGTggtttttcacatatttttgtaGTGTCTTGGGAGGGGTAAAATCTTTATAAACAACACCTGATGTGTAATGgaatgaatatgtaaaatatcaatatatgttctgagctttaatttctttctttcttttttcttttttttttgcttaccaACTGACCAGTGTTACCTGAGATATACAGTCCTGATGATAGTAAGGAATGGCAAAGTACTGCAGATAAGAATTATGATTATAGAAAATGAGAGGAAAGTAGCAAAGTGTTTTATGAAAATTCAATGATGctgtttctgttaaaaaaaaaaaaaaaccaccaaactCTTATATATAAGGAGGAAAGACCTTTGTCTAATTCTTATCTTCAGGAAAGACTTAGTTCAAGTAATCATATATTGACAAATGAGCATATTTCCTAAGTGTAATGCCAACAGCTGTTTGTTCTGAAATCACCAAAAGAAATGCACTTTGATAGCagcatttgttttagttttttttttttttttcagcataatTGAATTTTTGAAACCTTAATTTTTGTTCTACACAAAATGAAGTAGCCTCCTGTGGAGCTTTCATGTTAAATGTACCTGCACTCTAGTGATGATCACTtagaatgtttatatttatagaaatgtGGATAATAACTACCAATAAACTACTTGAGGCATTAGGAGAACAGTGTTCGACTTTTGAGTTTATATGTATTATCACTTCTGCTGAAGCTTATAATTAGATGTGTAAAAACAACTTGGAGCAGCTGGGCTGATTAGTTTTATAATAGTTTGATTTGAGTCTTCTCAGGTGAGACAGTCATGGAAAGATGCTTTCTGGGAGgagccttttgtttgttttttaccctTCACTGATACTCCGATTATTACTAGTAGATCCAAGATGTGATAATAAAGCTTGGTTCCTGAAACCCCCAAATCTGAATCAATTTAGGATTTCTGTCTCTACTTTCTACTTACTCTATAAAATAGTGCTCTGTTAATTATCTCTTGAAAGGTTAATTTGTTGACCCTAAGAATTTTATAGCCTAATAATTTGATCAGCAAATTCTTGTTATCCAAGTTTTCATATTTAGTGAACAGCAGCAAGAAAATGTCATGAACACTGTAtcaccttttatttattaaaagacaATTTTTACAAAACTCATAATTTATATTCTCAAGTTTGGAAGATTCAATTTCCCTATCACCTATTCTAGCAATTAATAGCATAGTCTAATAAGGAGTCTCAAATTCTGAAGAGTTAAGGCAGTGCTTTTATATctagtgttttgctttttttggcATACCTTTTGTAAAAAAGagaacaagtgtgtgtgtgtgtattttttctacCCCCactgttggagattgaacccagagttggcAAGcacttggcaagcactctaccactgagttacacctctaATATCTAAAGTATATTTGTAAGCTGtttctttatatttgaaattactTAATATATAATACTAGTCAAGGATTGGACAACTCTAAATTCAAATTTTTGCAAAAGAACTAAGTAAAAATCTTTTGATACATATAGGGATTTAAATTTACAGAATTCTTCTAAGATATATTACAAATTGTGTACTCTAGTCAGCAGAGATTATACTAATAATCCTAGTAAAATGAACTAGATACTTACTGGAGGCCAAAAGTTATAGTTATTgctataaatatatgtatatatggagaGGACTATTAGTCTACATATGACTAGTGGCTTCTCaacagagagaaaggaatagacttagaattttttgtttgtttgtacaaGTTGTTTAACTCTGCTCTTTGTTAATTATTCATAATGACCTTGAAGGAAATCTATGGTGTAGAGTTTCAAGTTTCTATTCAGTAATTAGATGATTAATATAAATACAGTGATTTCATTAACAATGACAGATGCAAAAGTTTCTTCAAACTGTAGATGATGTAAAGCTCAGCATTTAGCTAATATAACTTAGAGTTCTGAGTATTGTTTGAGGTTTCAATTTTAGCTTTCAGGTTTAAATTTAGCAGAATATTATGTAAATGGATAGCAATGATGTGGAACACTGGAATGTTTAGATGAAGTCTTCCTATGAACCAGTATAGGATGCCAAAGTAATAATCAtaaagttaatattaaaatatttgaagatcaGAGATAATATTCTCAGCAAATAACAGCCAGAGTATGAATCTAATTCTGTACTTGCaagttaaaaatacagaaatacctAAAAGGAGACTAGGAGATAATAAGTGGAATCAGATCAGTGTTCAATCCTGGCTCTCCCATTCTGTGTGATCTTTAAGCAAGTTCCTTGAAATTTGTGACGTgaatgtaatcccagctacttaggaggctgaggcagaaggatcacaagttagaggtaAGCCTTGgcatagcaagaccttgtctcaaaatacgaaatacaaagggctggtgaggtagctcaatggtatattggtttgatccccagtactgcaaagaaaaaataagggtGAGAGAACTGAATGAAATAATGTGTATAAAGTATTTAGCACAGTGCTAAGCacttcatgaaaaataaatagaacctATTATTAACCAATAGGAATCAATATGAATTAAGAGGTCTTGTGGTGTAACTGATCATTGTCATACAAGTCCATATTTGAATACTGAATCTACTGCTGACTAGTTTCATTTTGAGTAATTTAATAATTtcagccttagtttcttcatttgtaaactgAAGATTATATCAACCATTGTGGTAACaaaagatgaaatgaaacaaTATTTAGCAGAATACCTAATACATAGTAAGCATTCAATGCACAGAATATTTTCTGACAAATGtatttagagaaaaaattttGTAGGAGGCATatgaccaaacaaacaaaaacaaccctcttaatttgtttttcttagcaTTTGTATTTCATGGCATAAAATGGCAACTTGGTGGAACTTGAGAAAATCTCAACATTCAAAATTCCATTAAAACCAGgtcattttcttacatttttttttaaagcatcactCTATTTTTTGGCACGATATAATCTTTTCTTACCTaaggaacaaaatttaaaattatgtgtttttttctggtctaga
This genomic interval from Marmota flaviventris isolate mMarFla1 chromosome 1, mMarFla1.hap1, whole genome shotgun sequence contains the following:
- the Arl4a gene encoding ADP-ribosylation factor-like protein 4A — protein: MGNGLSDQTSILSSLPSFQSFHIVILGLDCAGKTTVLYRLQFNEFVNTVPTKGFNTEKIKVTLGNSKTVTFHFWDVGGQEKLRPLWKSYTRCTDGIVFVVDSVDVERMEEAKTELHKITRISENQGVPVLIVANKQDLRNSLSLTEIEKLLAMGELSSSTPWHLQPTCAIIGDGLKEGLEKLHDMIIKRRKMLRQQKKKR